TTGACCGCAGCCCCACAACACAGGCTCTCCGGCCCTTTCGGCGCGTCCTACACGGCAGCGACGTCCCTTGCGCGATAACCGTCCCCGACGACGCGCTCGGGCACGCTCGACGAGCGGGGTTGCGCTGTGGCTAGATTCAGCCGTCGCCTTCGAGAACCAACTTCCAAGTCTCGCCGTCGTCGGTGGACTCGAAGACACCCGTGGCGGTGGCTGCATGCCAGCGGCCTGATGTCACGTCGAGCGCTTCGGCCGGCCCGTCAAGCCTACCTTCTTCACTCCATTGCGTTTCACCGTCCGCGCTGACCATCACGGCCCCGCTGGGGGTGACGCCGACTAGGGGACCGTCCGGCTGCCAGTCGATGACGCTGAGGGTCGGGGACGCGTCGACGGGTGCGGGTGCGGCCTGGTCGACGGAGCGGACGAGGCCGCCATTGCCGGTGGTGGCGTAGACGGTTTCCGGGTCGGCTGGGTTGGCAGCTATGTCGAGAAACGGAGCGCTCAATATACTGTTCCAGCGTTGCCGGTCGGTGGTGACGATGAGGGATTGGGTGGCTGCGTCGAGTGCGTAGGTGTAGTCGCCGACGGCTTCAATGGCGTGGAGGTCTGCTTCACCGAGGAGGGACACCGGTTCCCAGGTCTCTGCAGCGTCGGTCGATTCGATGAGCCCGAGCAATGGCGGGAGGTCCTCGGAGAGGTCTGGGTGGCCGCTGCCGAGGAAACGACCGGGCCCGACAACCGTGAAGCCCATGGTGTCTTGCCACCGGTCAGCGACCCGTTGGCCTT
This DNA window, taken from Nocardioides sp. HDW12B, encodes the following:
- a CDS encoding F510_1955 family glycosylhydrolase; this translates as MGHVHGLGVDPTDGILYVASHYGVFRVKGGEGQRVADRWQDTMGFTVVGPGRFLGSGHPDLSEDLPPLLGLIESTDAAETWEPVSLLGEADLHAIEAVGDYTYALDAATQSLIVTTDRQRWNSILSAPFLDIAANPADPETVYATTGNGGLVRSVDQAAPAPVDASPTLSVIDWQPDGPLVGVTPSGAVMVSADGETQWSEEGRLDGPAEALDVTSGRWHAATATGVFESTDDGETWKLVLEGDG